A window of Candidatus Cloacimonadaceae bacterium genomic DNA:
AATCAGAGTTATACGCATATTGTGATTGTCTTTGGTAATGAGTGCTGTTTTCACCAAATATTGTTATGATATTTTCATTTGAGGGTGTGGTTCTCACCAAATCAATCCTACAAACCTTTGTATAAACTCCCGCAAAAGCCCTTCCCAATTCAGTGATACTTTGTATTAAATAATGCTCGATGATGAATTGTCTTATGTCTTTGTGGACATTTACGTTAAGTATTGACTCTGGTAATATAAATGAGAGCTTCCCCTCAGGCTTAATAAACTCATAGCACTTCACAATAAAGTAAGCAAATGATTCCCCTGATTTGATCATTGGGTATAGTCGAATAAGTTCAGTTTTATTAACGACTGATCCCCAAGGGGGATTTGTTGCAATAAGATCAAACATGTTCTGAAGAAAACCCAAGTTATTGAAAAGCGAATTAAAATCAACATCAGTAAGCGTATTATAATGATATATGTTAGGGGTAAACTCGTCTTCAGGAAAAGCCAATAATAAGTTAATAGAAGCTATTTTAACGCTTATTAAATCACTGTCAATGCCATACAAATCACCAACTTTACATCCTATTTGTTTCGCACAACTCAACAAAAACTGCCCAGTGCCACAACAAGGATCAAGAAACGTCATACCTTGTTTGTAGAGATTGGGAATAACGTTATCTACGATTGATACGGGGGTGTAATATGAACCTTTCTCTGATTTGCTTCCTTCGTTAGCAAGCAACTGATATAATGCACCAAGAAAATCAGACTGTGTTGAGTCTTTAGCAAGAATAATGGCACTCAGGATCGCTTCAAAAATACTATTATCTATCTCTAAATGTAATTCGCCTTTCCATGTTTCAATTAGTGTTTTAACACTATTTCTGCGATACAGTACTTTTGTGTAATCTATATTAAAATGCTCATCAATAAATATCTCTCCTAATACCCATAAATATAAAACAGCAGAATACCACATAGATGAGCTTAAATTTAAATCATTTTCTTTGCATATCTTAACAACTACTAGCATTGTTTGAATAGATGCTTGATCAGAGTACTCATTAGGAATGATCATTTTGTTGCTATTTAACTTGTTGGCCCTTTTGTTTAATCTTTGAGTTTCTCCCCTTTCAATTTTTGCCATTAGTGAGTTTAACTCGCATGTATCTATTGAGATTAAATCATTATTTTGCGTCCCAATTACCCCTGTCTTGATCCAGTTTCTAACTGTCGCAACAGATACCCCCAAGAGCTTTGCTGAGTGAATGATAGATGTTTTCCCTTTACTATCAATCATAAGCAGTTTTACCAATGTTCTTTACTGTTTTTAACATCATTATTCCTTTCTGTTTGAATGAAATATAAGAAGTTGCTTGAATTCACAATTCGAGTATGTAGGATGTATTTCTCGATCTTGTGAATCAACCAATATTCTACCATCTATCTAAATAACCAGTTGTAAGATCACACTATTCTGTCAATCAAATTCT
This region includes:
- a CDS encoding N-6 DNA methylase, whose translation is MIDSKGKTSIIHSAKLLGVSVATVRNWIKTGVIGTQNNDLISIDTCELNSLMAKIERGETQRLNKRANKLNSNKMIIPNEYSDQASIQTMLVVVKICKENDLNLSSSMWYSAVLYLWVLGEIFIDEHFNIDYTKVLYRRNSVKTLIETWKGELHLEIDNSIFEAILSAIILAKDSTQSDFLGALYQLLANEGSKSEKGSYYTPVSIVDNVIPNLYKQGMTFLDPCCGTGQFLLSCAKQIGCKVGDLYGIDSDLISVKIASINLLLAFPEDEFTPNIYHYNTLTDVDFNSLFNNLGFLQNMFDLIATNPPWGSVVNKTELIRLYPMIKSGESFAYFIVKCYEFIKPEGKLSFILPESILNVNVHKDIRQFIIEHYLIQSITELGRAFAGVYTKVCRIDLVRTTPSNENIITIFGENSTHYQRQSQYAYNSDFAFTIFQRDDISKLLKKIFDREYITFKGNADWALGIVTGNNEKYLSDNLIEGYEAIFRGRDVFPLKLGLPQKHILFKPEQFQQVAPEWKFRVKEKIIYRFISNQLVCAYDDKQVLTLNSANILIPRNIGIDIKTITTLLNSEFYNFLFSALFNTHKILKSNLEELPLPMEFLDEGCDVHKIALAIMNMEKPLDIIDDYLCKFYQLNESEIELIHEKRR